A stretch of Nonomuraea africana DNA encodes these proteins:
- a CDS encoding excinuclease ABC subunit UvrA, with protein MVSIDQTSDVRHHAADSHDVIEVRGARENNLRGVSLDLPKRRLTVFTGVSGSGKSSLVFDTIAADSRRLINETYTAFLQGFMPSLSRPDVDALRNLSAAIIVDQERMGVNARSTVGTATDAHTMLRIMFSRIGSPYVGPAFAFSFNRAEGMCLTCEGLGKVSDIDVDQLVDRELSLNDGAIKVPGFGVDTWYWQLMAHSGLFDPDAKLKDYTPEQWEDFLHKPATKIKIGSTNLTYEGLVTKVRRLYLAKDRESMQTQARAFADRAVKLTGCPACGGSRLNEAARSSLINGLNIAQCSAMQINDLATFVRSIDDPSVGPMLETLSDTLDSLVEIGLGYLSLDRESSTLSGGEAQRVRMVRHLGSSLTDVTYVFDEPTAGLHPHDIQRMNDLLRRLRDKGNTVLVVEHKPETITIADHVVDLGPGAGAAGGSICYTGDLDGLRKSDTLTGRYLDHRVTLRDKVRQPTGLLPITGATLHNLRDVSVDIPLGVLTVVTGVAGSGKSSLIHGYVAGRDGVVVADQSAIRGSRRSNPATYTGVLDPIRAAFAKANGVKPGLFSANSEGACPTCKGIGLIYTDLAMMAEVASVCEKCEGKRFTPEVLTYLLRGRNISEVLGMSVAEAREFFPTGQARTILDRLAAVGLGYIALGQPLTTLSGGERQRLKLAIHMAKNGTTYVLDEPTTGLHLADVDQLLALLDRLVDDGNTVIVIEHHQAVMAHADWIIDLGPGAGHDGGRVVFSGPPEDLVENGDSLTARHLRAYVGRG; from the coding sequence GTGGTCTCCATCGACCAGACAAGCGATGTCCGGCACCACGCCGCCGACAGCCACGACGTGATCGAGGTCCGCGGCGCGAGGGAGAACAACCTGAGAGGGGTCTCCCTCGACCTCCCCAAGCGAAGGCTCACCGTCTTCACCGGCGTCTCGGGCTCGGGCAAGTCCTCACTCGTCTTCGACACGATCGCCGCCGACTCACGGCGCCTGATCAACGAGACCTATACGGCGTTCCTCCAGGGCTTCATGCCGAGCCTCAGCCGTCCCGACGTCGACGCGCTGCGCAACCTGAGCGCGGCGATCATCGTCGACCAGGAGCGGATGGGCGTCAACGCGCGCTCCACCGTGGGCACCGCCACCGACGCCCACACCATGCTGCGGATCATGTTCAGCCGGATCGGCAGCCCCTACGTCGGCCCGGCCTTCGCCTTCAGCTTCAACAGGGCGGAGGGCATGTGCCTCACGTGCGAGGGGCTCGGCAAGGTCTCCGACATCGATGTCGACCAGCTGGTCGACAGGGAGCTCTCGCTGAACGACGGGGCGATCAAGGTGCCCGGGTTCGGGGTCGACACGTGGTACTGGCAGCTGATGGCGCACTCGGGCCTGTTCGACCCCGACGCCAAGCTGAAGGACTACACCCCCGAGCAGTGGGAGGACTTCCTCCACAAGCCCGCCACCAAGATCAAAATCGGCTCGACCAACCTCACCTACGAGGGACTGGTCACCAAGGTCAGGCGGCTCTACCTGGCCAAGGACCGCGAGTCGATGCAGACACAGGCGCGCGCGTTCGCCGATCGGGCGGTCAAGCTCACCGGCTGCCCGGCCTGCGGCGGCTCCCGGCTGAACGAGGCCGCGAGGTCGTCCCTGATCAACGGTCTCAACATCGCGCAGTGCTCGGCCATGCAGATCAACGACCTGGCCACGTTCGTCCGGAGCATCGACGACCCGTCCGTCGGCCCCATGCTCGAGACGCTGAGCGACACCCTCGACTCCCTCGTCGAGATCGGCCTCGGCTACCTGAGCCTGGACAGGGAGTCGTCCACGCTCTCGGGCGGCGAGGCGCAGCGGGTGCGGATGGTCAGGCACCTCGGCTCCAGCCTGACCGACGTCACGTACGTCTTCGACGAGCCCACGGCGGGGCTGCACCCGCACGACATCCAGCGGATGAACGACCTGCTGCGCCGCCTGCGCGACAAGGGCAACACGGTGCTCGTCGTCGAGCACAAGCCGGAGACGATCACGATCGCCGACCACGTGGTCGACCTGGGGCCCGGAGCGGGCGCGGCGGGCGGCAGCATCTGCTACACCGGCGACCTGGACGGCCTGCGCAAGTCGGACACCCTGACCGGCCGCTACCTCGACCACCGCGTCACCCTGCGCGACAAGGTGCGCCAGCCCACGGGGCTGCTGCCGATCACCGGCGCCACCCTGCACAACCTGCGGGACGTCAGCGTCGACATCCCCCTTGGCGTCCTCACGGTCGTCACCGGCGTGGCGGGCTCGGGCAAGAGCTCGCTGATCCACGGCTACGTCGCGGGCAGGGACGGCGTGGTCGTTGCCGACCAGTCGGCCATCCGCGGCTCCCGCCGGAGCAACCCGGCCACCTACACCGGCGTGCTCGACCCGATCCGCGCCGCGTTCGCCAAGGCCAACGGCGTGAAGCCGGGCCTGTTCAGCGCCAACTCCGAGGGCGCCTGCCCCACCTGCAAGGGCATCGGCCTCATCTACACCGACCTCGCCATGATGGCCGAGGTGGCGTCGGTGTGCGAGAAGTGCGAGGGCAAGCGGTTCACCCCCGAGGTGCTGACATACCTGCTGCGCGGCAGGAACATCAGCGAGGTGCTCGGCATGTCGGTGGCCGAGGCTCGCGAGTTCTTCCCCACCGGCCAGGCCAGGACGATCCTCGACCGCCTCGCGGCGGTCGGTCTCGGATACATCGCCCTCGGCCAGCCGCTCACCACGCTGTCCGGCGGGGAACGGCAGCGGCTCAAGCTCGCCATCCACATGGCGAAGAACGGCACGACCTACGTCCTGGACGAGCCGACCACCGGCCTGCACCTCGCCGACGTGGACCAGCTGCTCGCCCTGCTGGACCGGCTCGTCGACGACGGCAACACGGTCATCGTCATCGAGCACCACCAGGCGGTGATGGCCCACGCCGACTGGATCATCGACCTCGGGCCTGGAGCGGGCCACGACGGCGGGCGGGTCGTCTTCTCTGGCCCGCCCGAGGACCTGGTCGAGAATGGCGACTCGCTCACGGCCAGACATCTGCGCGCCTACGTCGGGAGGGGGTAG
- a CDS encoding MerR family transcriptional regulator — MERALRPIDLARLAGISTQQIRNYADAGILPPAPRTPAGYRRFDEAHRRALFTYRALARGYGWETARSIMQAVHAGDVPLALALLDAGHAALHEQRLSLRAAGEALEAVAEQDVDGSVAPPSGMRIGEVAAYLGVRTSALRVWESAGLLTPQRAPGTGYRTYGSADVRDARMINMLRQGRYPMTQIQPILDGLRRTGSSDALRAAIAQRQSDLTHRSTTMLEGAGALHHYLTGRDPAACHDHPPLPERGTTGCEAAEGEGAGREDAGWDA; from the coding sequence TTGGAGCGCGCGCTTCGCCCCATCGACCTGGCCCGGTTGGCGGGGATCTCCACCCAGCAGATCCGCAACTACGCCGACGCCGGCATCCTGCCGCCCGCCCCGCGGACCCCCGCCGGCTATCGCAGGTTCGACGAGGCGCATCGCCGCGCGCTGTTCACCTACCGCGCTCTGGCGAGGGGATACGGGTGGGAGACCGCGCGGTCGATCATGCAGGCCGTCCACGCGGGGGACGTGCCGCTCGCGCTCGCCCTGCTGGATGCCGGCCATGCCGCGCTCCACGAACAACGGCTCTCCCTGCGAGCGGCCGGCGAAGCGCTCGAAGCGGTCGCGGAACAGGACGTCGACGGCTCTGTGGCGCCGCCGTCAGGCATGCGCATCGGAGAGGTGGCCGCCTACCTCGGCGTCCGCACCTCGGCCCTGCGCGTTTGGGAGTCGGCGGGCCTGCTCACCCCGCAGCGGGCTCCTGGCACCGGATACCGCACGTACGGCTCGGCGGACGTCCGCGACGCCCGGATGATCAACATGCTGCGGCAGGGCCGCTACCCCATGACCCAGATCCAGCCCATCCTCGACGGCCTGCGCCGAACCGGCAGCAGCGACGCCCTCCGCGCCGCCATCGCCCAACGCCAGTCAGACCTGACCCACCGATCAACGACCATGCTCGAGGGCGCCGGCGCCCTGCACCACTACCTCACCGGCAGAGACCCAGCCGCCTGCCACGACCACCCACCACTACCAGAACGCGGCACCACCGGATGCGAAGCCGCCGAAGGCGAAGGCGCAGGACGCGAGGACGCCGGATGGGATGCGTGA
- the era gene encoding GTPase Era, which yields MTSNHRAGFACFVGRPNVGKSTLMNALVGTKVAITSSKPQTTRRAIRGIVHRPDAQLVIVDTPGLHRPRTLLGERLDSLVLSTLTEVDVIGFCVPANEKIGKGDRFIADKLAAVKKTPVVAVVTKCDLATKEQIAEQLLALSQLAEFAHIVPVSSENGDNLGPLADVLISELPESPPLYEGGQLTDEPEQVLVGELIREAALEGVRDELPHSIAVVVDEMLPREGRDDLLDIYAHMFVERPSQKAIVIGHKGERLRDVGTRARKHIEALLGTRVYLDLRISVAKDWQRDPKQLRRLGFYD from the coding sequence GTGACCAGTAACCATCGCGCCGGATTCGCCTGCTTCGTCGGCCGCCCCAACGTCGGCAAGTCCACGCTGATGAACGCCCTGGTCGGCACCAAGGTGGCGATCACCTCCTCCAAGCCGCAGACCACCAGGCGCGCCATCAGGGGCATCGTGCACCGTCCCGACGCGCAGCTGGTCATCGTCGACACCCCCGGGCTGCACCGGCCGCGCACGCTGCTGGGCGAGCGGCTCGACAGCCTGGTGCTGTCCACGCTGACCGAGGTCGACGTCATCGGCTTCTGCGTGCCCGCCAACGAGAAGATCGGCAAGGGCGACCGCTTCATCGCCGACAAGCTCGCCGCGGTGAAGAAGACGCCGGTCGTGGCCGTGGTCACCAAGTGCGACCTGGCCACCAAGGAGCAGATCGCCGAGCAGCTGCTGGCGCTGTCGCAGCTGGCGGAGTTCGCCCACATCGTGCCCGTCTCCTCCGAGAACGGCGACAACCTCGGCCCGCTGGCCGACGTGCTGATCTCGGAGCTGCCCGAGTCGCCGCCGCTCTACGAGGGCGGCCAGCTGACCGACGAGCCCGAGCAGGTGCTCGTGGGCGAGCTGATCAGGGAGGCGGCGCTCGAAGGGGTGCGCGACGAGCTGCCCCACTCGATCGCGGTGGTGGTCGACGAGATGCTGCCCCGCGAGGGGCGCGACGACCTGCTCGACATCTACGCGCACATGTTCGTCGAGCGTCCCTCGCAGAAGGCGATCGTCATCGGGCACAAGGGCGAGCGGCTGCGCGATGTGGGCACGAGGGCGCGCAAGCACATCGAGGCGCTGCTCGGCACCCGCGTCTACCTCGACCTCCGCATCAGCGTCGCCAAAGACTGGCAACGCGACCCGAAGCAACTCCGCAGGCTCGGGTTCTACGACTGA
- a CDS encoding NUDIX domain-containing protein yields the protein MPMSPFLADLRKLVGNSLLMLPAATGCVFDDEGRLLVARHAGEPEVWAPPGGGIDPDERPEDTVVRELHEELGVDIEVRGLIGVFGGPEFRTTYANGHQVAYVNAVYGCALVGGVLNPDGEEITDARFATEAELAGLPLPAWSPRVLPQAFAWWRERWSA from the coding sequence ATGCCCATGTCGCCGTTCCTGGCCGACCTGCGCAAGCTGGTCGGCAACTCGCTGCTCATGCTGCCCGCGGCCACCGGCTGCGTGTTCGACGACGAGGGGCGGCTGCTCGTGGCCAGGCACGCCGGGGAGCCCGAGGTGTGGGCGCCGCCCGGCGGCGGCATCGACCCCGACGAGCGTCCCGAGGACACGGTGGTGCGCGAGCTGCACGAGGAGCTCGGCGTCGACATCGAGGTGCGCGGCCTGATCGGGGTGTTCGGCGGGCCCGAGTTCCGCACCACCTACGCCAACGGCCACCAGGTCGCCTACGTCAACGCCGTCTACGGCTGCGCGCTGGTCGGCGGCGTGCTCAACCCCGACGGCGAGGAGATCACCGATGCCCGGTTCGCCACCGAGGCGGAGCTCGCCGGCCTGCCGCTGCCCGCCTGGAGCCCCCGTGTTCTGCCGCAGGCGTTCGCCTGGTGGCGAGAGCGCTGGTCGGCATAG
- a CDS encoding cytidine deaminase produces the protein MTLDPEDSKIITLARAARARNDAKEGAAVRDETGRTYSATSVELASLRLSAVQVAVAMAVSSGAQSLEAAALVTAGEGAGEADEAVVRELGAKTLFVAGPDGTLRN, from the coding sequence GTGACTCTCGATCCCGAAGACTCCAAGATCATTACGCTGGCCCGTGCGGCCAGGGCCCGCAACGACGCCAAGGAGGGCGCGGCGGTGCGCGACGAGACCGGCCGCACCTACTCCGCGACGAGCGTCGAGCTCGCCTCGCTGCGGCTGTCGGCCGTGCAGGTGGCGGTGGCCATGGCGGTCTCCAGCGGCGCCCAGTCGCTCGAGGCGGCGGCGCTGGTCACCGCGGGCGAGGGCGCGGGCGAGGCCGACGAGGCGGTGGTGCGCGAGCTCGGCGCCAAGACGCTGTTCGTGGCCGGCCCTGACGGCACGCTCAGGAACTGA
- a CDS encoding hemolysin family protein → MNAWLPSAVVLVVIGGVIASAETALSRISRVRAEEFVREGRRGAERLQAVVADPPRYLNLLLLLRLSCELVATVIATLLFIDLLGDQGLAYAAAAAVMIVVSYVIVGVSPRTLGRQHAEPIALASAPIVYGLTRIFGPLPKLLILLGNALTPGKGFRDGPFTSEAELRDLVDLAEERRVIEPDEREMIHSVFELGDTLVREVMVPRTDMVFIERGKTLNQSMSLALRSGFSRVPVVGENEDDVVGIAYLKDIARRVHESSDDAEARIESIMRPATYVPESKPIDQLLREMQARQIHLAIVIDEYGGTAGLVTIEDILEEIVGEITDEYDQEAPRVEVQPDGSMRVTARMPVDELAELFDTEIEVDDVETVGGLLAHALGRVPIAGSQAMVAGLQLTAESLAGRRNRISTVVVRRAVPPEEESVPAAAEQD, encoded by the coding sequence GTGAACGCGTGGCTACCTTCGGCCGTCGTGCTCGTGGTGATCGGTGGAGTGATCGCCAGTGCCGAGACGGCCCTGTCCCGCATATCCCGGGTGCGCGCCGAGGAGTTCGTCCGCGAGGGGCGCAGGGGCGCCGAACGGCTCCAGGCCGTCGTGGCCGACCCGCCCCGCTACCTCAACCTGCTGTTGCTCCTCCGGCTGAGCTGTGAGCTGGTCGCCACGGTGATCGCCACGCTGCTGTTCATCGACCTGCTCGGCGACCAGGGCTTGGCCTACGCCGCGGCGGCGGCCGTCATGATCGTGGTCAGTTACGTGATCGTCGGCGTCTCCCCTCGCACCCTCGGCCGTCAGCACGCCGAGCCCATCGCCCTGGCCAGCGCGCCCATCGTCTACGGCCTGACCAGGATCTTCGGTCCGCTCCCCAAGCTGCTCATCCTGCTCGGCAACGCGCTGACGCCAGGCAAGGGCTTCCGCGACGGCCCCTTCACCTCCGAGGCCGAACTCCGCGACCTGGTCGACCTGGCCGAGGAGCGCAGAGTGATCGAGCCGGACGAGCGCGAGATGATCCACTCGGTCTTCGAGCTGGGCGACACGCTTGTGCGCGAGGTCATGGTGCCGCGCACCGACATGGTGTTCATCGAGCGGGGCAAGACGCTCAACCAGTCGATGTCCCTGGCGCTGCGGAGTGGTTTCTCCAGGGTTCCGGTGGTCGGCGAGAACGAGGACGACGTCGTCGGCATCGCCTATCTCAAGGACATCGCGCGCAGGGTGCACGAGTCGTCCGACGACGCGGAGGCGAGGATCGAGTCGATCATGCGCCCCGCCACCTACGTGCCCGAGAGCAAGCCGATCGACCAGCTGCTGCGCGAGATGCAGGCGCGCCAGATCCACCTGGCGATCGTCATCGACGAGTACGGCGGCACGGCGGGCCTGGTCACCATCGAGGACATCCTGGAGGAGATCGTCGGCGAGATCACCGACGAGTACGACCAGGAGGCGCCCAGGGTCGAGGTCCAGCCCGACGGGTCGATGCGGGTGACGGCCAGGATGCCGGTGGACGAGCTCGCCGAGCTGTTCGACACCGAGATCGAGGTCGACGACGTCGAGACGGTGGGCGGCCTGCTGGCACACGCGCTGGGACGGGTGCCGATCGCGGGATCCCAGGCGATGGTGGCCGGGCTGCAGCTGACGGCCGAGAGCCTGGCGGGGCGGCGCAACCGCATCAGCACCGTGGTGGTGCGGCGGGCCGTCCCCCCTGAGGAGGAGAGCGTCCCGGCGGCGGCCGAACAGGACTGA
- the ybeY gene encoding rRNA maturation RNase YbeY, translated as MSIEVNNESGVEVDEQSFAALAGHVLGEMGINPLAELSILVVDESVMADLHEKWMGEPGPTDVLSFPMDELRPGSGARGDGDAATDPALLGDVVLCPQVAARQAETAGHSTEDELDLLLTHGILHLLGYDHAEPEEHKEMFGLQAKLLGSWQEVRTQR; from the coding sequence ATGAGCATTGAAGTGAACAACGAGTCGGGGGTGGAGGTCGACGAGCAGTCGTTCGCCGCCCTCGCGGGGCACGTCCTCGGCGAGATGGGCATCAATCCGCTCGCCGAGCTGTCGATCCTGGTGGTCGACGAGTCGGTCATGGCCGACCTCCACGAGAAGTGGATGGGCGAGCCAGGGCCGACCGACGTGCTGTCCTTCCCCATGGACGAGCTGCGTCCCGGCAGTGGCGCGCGAGGTGACGGCGACGCCGCCACCGACCCCGCGCTCCTCGGCGACGTGGTGCTGTGCCCGCAGGTGGCGGCCAGGCAGGCGGAGACCGCGGGCCACAGCACCGAGGACGAGCTCGACCTGCTTCTCACCCACGGCATCCTGCACCTGCTCGGCTACGACCACGCCGAGCCCGAGGAGCACAAGGAGATGTTCGGCCTGCAGGCCAAGCTCCTGGGGTCGTGGCAGGAGGTGCGCACCCAGCGGTGA
- a CDS encoding PhoH family protein has protein sequence MSELNESRRTAPPTRTQAKVLIPDEYPMVGLLGSRDELLRVIEGAFRADIHVRGNEITVTGSPDESGAVVRLFEELVEVLRNGGELTADAVERSIAMLKMTSERPAEVLSLDILSSRGRTIRPKTVNQKRYVDSIDKHTVVFGIGPAGTGKTYLAMAKAVRALQEKKVNRIILTRPAVEAGERLGFLPGTLYEKIDPYLRPLYDALHDMLDPDSIPKLMAAGTIEVAPLAYMRGRTLNDAFIILDEAQNSSAEQMKMFLTRLGFNSKIVVTGDVTQVDLPTGTVSGLRVVQEILDGIPDIHFARLTSSDVVRHKLVSDIVDAYGRYDALQEPKQFHQQRRGKRP, from the coding sequence ATGTCCGAGCTAAACGAATCCCGCAGAACGGCACCACCCACGCGCACTCAGGCGAAGGTGCTGATTCCGGACGAATACCCGATGGTCGGCCTCCTGGGCTCTCGCGACGAGCTGCTGCGCGTCATCGAGGGCGCCTTCCGCGCCGACATCCACGTCCGTGGCAACGAGATCACCGTCACCGGCAGCCCAGACGAGAGCGGCGCGGTCGTGCGCCTGTTCGAGGAGCTGGTGGAGGTGCTGCGCAACGGCGGCGAGCTGACCGCCGACGCCGTCGAGCGCAGCATCGCCATGCTGAAGATGACCTCCGAGCGCCCCGCGGAGGTGTTGTCCCTCGACATCCTCTCCTCGCGCGGGCGCACGATCCGGCCCAAGACCGTCAACCAGAAGCGCTACGTCGACTCCATCGACAAGCACACGGTCGTGTTCGGCATCGGCCCCGCCGGCACCGGCAAGACCTATCTCGCGATGGCCAAGGCCGTCCGCGCGCTTCAGGAGAAGAAGGTCAACCGGATCATCCTGACCAGGCCCGCCGTGGAGGCGGGAGAGCGGCTCGGCTTCCTGCCCGGCACGCTCTACGAGAAGATCGACCCTTATCTGCGCCCGCTCTACGACGCGCTGCACGACATGCTCGACCCCGACTCCATCCCCAAGCTGATGGCCGCGGGCACGATCGAGGTCGCGCCGCTGGCGTACATGCGCGGACGCACGCTCAACGACGCGTTCATCATCCTCGACGAGGCGCAGAACTCCTCGGCCGAGCAGATGAAGATGTTCCTCACCCGACTGGGCTTCAACTCCAAGATCGTGGTGACGGGTGACGTCACCCAGGTCGACCTGCCCACCGGCACGGTCAGCGGCCTGCGGGTGGTGCAGGAGATCCTCGACGGCATCCCCGACATCCACTTCGCCCGGCTCACCAGCTCCGACGTGGTGCGTCACAAGCTGGTCAGCGACATCGTCGACGCCTACGGACGCTACGACGCCCTCCAGGAGCCGAAGCAGTTCCACCAGCAGCGGCGGGGGAAGCGGCCGTGA
- a CDS encoding histidine triad nucleotide-binding protein, with translation MTDCLFCKIVAKEIPAEIVYETGRVLAFRDIDPKAPTHVLVIPKEHHADAAALAAADDGLADDVLKAAHAVALQDGVTDSGYRVVFNTGPGAGQTVFHVHAHVLGGRNLTWPPG, from the coding sequence GTGACCGACTGTCTCTTCTGCAAGATCGTCGCCAAGGAGATCCCGGCCGAGATCGTCTACGAGACCGGCAGGGTGCTGGCCTTCCGCGACATCGACCCGAAGGCTCCCACGCACGTGCTGGTGATCCCGAAGGAGCACCACGCCGACGCTGCCGCGCTCGCCGCCGCCGACGACGGTCTCGCCGACGACGTGCTCAAGGCCGCGCACGCGGTGGCCCTCCAGGACGGTGTGACCGACTCCGGCTACCGCGTCGTCTTCAACACGGGGCCGGGCGCCGGCCAGACCGTTTTCCATGTGCACGCGCATGTTCTCGGTGGGCGCAACCTCACCTGGCCACCCGGCTGA
- a CDS encoding extracellular solute-binding protein has product MTGAAGWFGGWLRRHRTALCVGVLLGVAAPLAAMPPQGKAPPDCPRRERIQVATGSDVSVNGYRRRLFTNWNATNAPSDKDVDVIELSPVADVKRSEMLAALQGDGCPRYDVVILDAAWTAEFAAAGLLEPMTGVPSGRFVPAALATGQWKGTQYALPFATDVGLLFRRAGGPAPAGWRDLYGNAALQGFVTQNDDYEGGTVTLLEVTGGVLKGERVVVDARAKEGLAAWWHARETQKIVEGPFRERESLTEFVTGSARYLRHWPYAYLRLAEAGVKVEVSPLPGGGALGGSNLAIAARSELAAESRAFVDYLTRADNQRQLFSCGGYAPVVEAAYERVDSCQMLREDGSAPASATPAELGRLLETVHQALAAAERPALVHYAQFSQTLRDCVRTVLEKDHASGAEFADAVERALATALPDAVAGRPGAGEKCR; this is encoded by the coding sequence ATGACGGGCGCGGCGGGGTGGTTCGGCGGCTGGCTGCGGCGGCACCGGACGGCGCTGTGCGTGGGCGTCCTCCTCGGCGTCGCGGCGCCCCTCGCGGCGATGCCGCCGCAGGGCAAGGCCCCGCCCGACTGCCCGAGGCGAGAGCGGATCCAGGTCGCCACCGGCAGCGACGTGTCCGTCAACGGCTACCGCCGCAGGCTCTTCACCAACTGGAACGCCACCAACGCCCCCAGTGACAAGGACGTCGACGTCATCGAGCTGTCCCCTGTCGCCGACGTCAAGCGCAGCGAGATGCTCGCCGCGCTCCAGGGCGACGGCTGCCCCCGCTACGACGTGGTGATCCTCGACGCGGCGTGGACCGCCGAGTTCGCCGCCGCCGGACTGCTGGAGCCCATGACCGGCGTGCCGTCCGGGCGGTTCGTCCCGGCGGCGCTGGCCACGGGACAGTGGAAGGGCACGCAGTACGCGCTGCCGTTCGCGACCGACGTGGGCCTGCTCTTCCGGCGCGCCGGCGGGCCCGCGCCCGCCGGCTGGCGCGACCTGTACGGCAACGCCGCGCTCCAGGGCTTCGTCACCCAGAACGACGACTACGAGGGCGGCACGGTGACCCTGCTGGAGGTGACGGGCGGCGTGCTGAAGGGCGAGCGCGTGGTCGTGGACGCGCGGGCGAAGGAGGGGCTGGCCGCGTGGTGGCACGCCCGCGAGACCCAGAAGATCGTCGAGGGCCCCTTCAGGGAGCGTGAGAGCCTGACCGAGTTCGTCACGGGATCGGCCCGCTACCTGCGCCACTGGCCCTACGCCTATCTGCGCCTCGCCGAGGCGGGGGTGAAGGTCGAGGTGTCACCGCTGCCGGGCGGCGGCGCGCTCGGCGGCTCGAACCTGGCGATCGCGGCCAGGTCCGAGCTGGCCGCCGAGTCGAGGGCGTTCGTCGACTACCTCACGCGGGCCGACAACCAGCGGCAGCTGTTCTCCTGCGGCGGCTACGCGCCCGTCGTCGAGGCAGCCTACGAGCGGGTCGATTCGTGCCAGATGCTGCGCGAGGACGGCTCCGCGCCCGCGTCGGCGACACCGGCGGAGCTGGGCCGGCTGCTCGAGACCGTTCATCAGGCGCTCGCCGCCGCCGAGCGTCCCGCGCTCGTGCACTACGCGCAGTTCAGCCAGACCCTCAGGGACTGCGTGCGCACCGTCCTGGAGAAGGACCACGCCAGCGGGGCGGAGTTCGCGGACGCGGTCGAGCGCGCGCTCGCGACGGCGCTGCCCGACGCGGTCGCCGGCCGGCCGGGCGCGGGGGAGAAGTGCCGGTAG